From one Lycium barbarum isolate Lr01 chromosome 6, ASM1917538v2, whole genome shotgun sequence genomic stretch:
- the LOC132645271 gene encoding annexin D3-like — protein MGTLRIPDVVPSPTEDCETLMKSFKGLGTNEKSVISVLGHRNASQRKKIRETYQQLYNRSLVDDIFSELSGDFRKAVVLWTYEPSERDARLANEALKSKKKTITQLQVIVEIACASSPDHLVAVRQAYCVLFNCSLEEDITANVPMPVQKILIGLVRSYRYDKELVDPSTANAEAAILREVIRTKQLDSDNFLLILSTRNVHQLRETFECYKQNYGFSIDQDMKSCGKGLLESILKVVIWCIDSPEKHFAEVVRASIVGIGTDEDSLTRAIVTRAEIDMMKVRGEYFIANKTSLDNAVIGDTSGDYMKFLMTLLGAKV, from the exons atgggtacATTGAGAATACCAGATGTAGTTCCTTCTCCAACTGAAGATTGTGAAACTCTCATGAAATCCTTCAAAG GACTGGGAACTAATGAGAAGTCAGTGATATCAGTGTTGGGGCACAGAAATGCAAGCCAGAGGAAGAAGATCAGAGAAACCTATCAGCAACTTTACAATAGGTCCCTTGTCGATGACATTTTTTCTGAATTGTCTGGTGATTTCAGG AAAGCTGTCGTCCTGTGGACATACGAGCCTTCTGAAAGAGATGCGCGCCTAGCAAATGAAGCCTTGAAGTCAAAAAAGAAAACCATCACCCAATTGCAAGTGATAGTGGAGATAGCTTGTGCATCATCTCCTGATCATCTGGTCGCGGTGAGACAAGCATATTGTGTCCTTTTCAATTGCTCACTTGAAGAAGATATCACTGCAAATGTCCCTATGCCTGTACAAAAG ATTCTTATTGGTCTAGTCAGGTCCTACAGATATGATAAGGAATTGGTGGATCCTAGTACTGCAAATGCAGAAGCTGCAATCCTTCGTGAAGTCATAAGGACAAAACAGTTGGATTCCGATAATTTCCTGTTGATACTCAGCACAAGGAATGTTCATCAGCTTAGAGAAACTTTTGAGTGCTACAAGCAAAATTATGGATTCTCCATTGACCAG GACATGAAGAGCTGTGGGAAAGGTCTGTTGGAATCTATACTGAAGGTGGTTATCTGGTGCATTGATTCGCCAGAGAAACATTTTGCTGAG GTTGTCAGAGCCTCGATTGTCGGGATAGGAACAGATGAGGATTCTCTAACTAGAGCCATTGTAACTCGAGCTGAAATTGATATGATGAAAGTAAGGGGAGAGTATTTCATCGCTAACAAGACTAGTCTTGATAATGCAGTAATTGGTGACACATCAGGTGATTACATGAAGTTCCTGATGACACTGCTTGGTGCCAAAGTCTAA
- the LOC132645268 gene encoding annexin D4-like, whose product MSEANAYAALTKAFSGLGVDENLFISLLGRWNPHQRASYRVSTPGFFTEDERQFQRWNDQHILQLRQEFLRLKDAVVLYTMHPWERDARLFKEALLLKVPQHNVLIETACTRSSEDLLGARKAYHSLFEHSIEEDIAHHIKTHERKLLVALVSSYRYEGPRVNEDLAKAEAKVFVNAIKDGKKKLIENEEIVRILSHRSKLHLKAIYKHYKELTGNFLDEDLDGDLILKQVVQCLCAPQAYFSKILISSLRLDVDETAKDSVTRVIVTRADDEDMKLIKEEFKSKYGTTLAAKIEEVANGSYKDFLLTIIAKSD is encoded by the exons ATGTCAGAGGCTAATGCATATGCAGCTCTAACCAAGGCTTTCTCAG GACTCGGTGTGGATGAGAATTTATTCATCTCATTATTGGGAAGATGGAATCCCCATCAGAGGGCATCCTACAGGGTAAGCACCCCTGGATTCTTCACAGAAGATGAACGTCAATTCCAGAGATGGAATGATCAACATATCCTTCAGCTTCGTCAAGAATTTTTGCGTCTTAAG GATGCAGTGGTGCTGTACACAATGCACCCATGGGAAAGGGATGCTCGTTTGTTTAAGGAGGCATTGTTGTTGAAAGTACCTCAACATAATGTTCTCATTGAGACTGCTTGCACTCGATCCTCTGAGGACCTTTTGGGTGCGAGGAAAGCCTATCACTCCCTTTTTGAACACTCAATTGAGGAAGACATTGCTCACCATATCAAAACTCACGAAAGAAAG CTTCTAGTTGCTCTTGTGAGTTCCTACCGTTATGAAGGGCCAAGAGTGAATGAAGATCTCGCAAAAGCTGAGGCAAAGGTGTTTGTGAATGCAATAAAAGATGGTAAGAAGAAGCTGATTGAGAATGAAGAGATTGTGAGGATCCTCTCACACAGAAGCAAGCTCCATCTTAAGGCCATCTATAAGCACTACAAGGAATTGACCGGCAACTTCTTGGACgag GATCTTGATGGTGACTTGATCTTGAAACAAGTAGTGCAATGCCTTTGTGCACCTCAAGCATACTTCAGCAAG ATTTTGATCTCGTCCTTGAGATTGGATGTGGATGAAACTGCTAAAGACTCTGTGACCCGAGTCATAGTTACAAGAGCAGACGACGAAGATATGAAGCTAATCAAAGAAGAATTCAAGAGCAAATATGGAACTACCTTGGCTGCAAAGATTGAAGAAGTTGCCAATGGAAGCTACAAGGATTTCTTGCTCACCATAATTGCAAAATCTGACTAA
- the LOC132645269 gene encoding annexin D4-like — MAEANAYAALTKAFSGLGVDENLFISTLGKWNRHQRQSYRASTPGFFKEDERQFQRWNDQHILQLRQEFLRLKDAVLLYTMHPWERDARVFKEALLLKVPRHDVLIEAACTRSSEDLLGARKAYHSLFDHSIEEDIAFNIQTPERKLLVALVSSYRYEGPRVNDDLAKSEAKVFVNALKDGKKNLIEDEEIVRILSTRSKLHLKAIYSHYKEITGKFLDEDLDGDLTLKQVVQCLCVPQAYFSQILIASLKLDVDESAKDSVTRVIVTRADDDDMKLIKEEFKSKYGTTLTAKIEEVANGSYKDFLLTIIAKSD, encoded by the exons ATGGCAGAGGCTAATGCATATGCAGCTCTCACCAAGGCTTTCTCAG GACTTGGTGTGGATGAGAATTTATTCATCTCAACCCTGGGGAAATGGAATCGCCATCAGAGACAATCCTACAGGGCAAGCACCCCTGGATTCTTCAAAGAAGACGAACGCCAATTCCAGAGATGGAATGATCAACATATCCTTCAGCTTCGCCAAGAATTTTTGCGTCTTAAG GATGCAGTGTTGCTGTACACAATGCACCCATGGGAAAGAGATGCTCGTGTGTTTAAGGAGGCGTTATTATTGAAAGTACCTAGACACGATGTTCTCATTGAGGCTGCTTGCACTCGATCCTCCGAAGACCTTTTGGGAGCAAGAAAAGCCTACCATTCCCTTTTTGATCACTCAATTGAGGAAGACATTGCCTTCAATATCCAAACTCCTGAGCGAAAG CTTCTAGTTGCTCTTGTGAGTTCCTACCGTTACGAAGGGCCAAGAGTAAACGACGATCTTGCAAAATCCGAGGCTAAGGTGTTTGTGAATGCACTGAAAGATGGTAAGAAAAATCTGATTGAGGATGAAGAGATTGTGAGGATCCTTTCAACCAGAAGCAAGCTCCATCTTAAGGCCATCTATAGCCATTACAAGGAAATCACTGGCAAGTTCTTGGACGAG GATCTTGATGGTGACTTGACCTTGAAACAAGTAGTGCAATGCCTTTGTGTTCCTCAAGCATACTTCAGCCAG attttgaTTGCATCCTTGAAATTGGATGTGGATGAATCTGCTAAAGATTCAGTGACCCGAGTCATAGTTACAAGAGCAGACGATGATGATATGAAGCTAATCAAAGAAGAATTCAAGAGCAAATATGGAACTACCTTGACTGCAAAGATTGAAGAAGTTGCTAATGGAAGCTACAAAGATTTCTTGCTTACTATAATTGCAAAATCTGACTAA
- the LOC132644340 gene encoding uncharacterized protein LOC132644340, translating into MKAYAIALIVSGSVAALVLILYCICKSGRKKKSHNPVSTRNVTGAPPPPPPPIQANRDVEKGEIKEMRDGGMVIVGAAAAIVASAPVITSAYNGGGGSDDGGTTGGVGGMSGGCGGEGGNEWWRMWWLCGRKAKNQPVTRDNVLVHAPRDVEKAAVTSNSARRDWGIRGLGGGRGGGMSFWGGSGGAAGLGGGSAGI; encoded by the exons ATGAAAGCATATGCAATTGCACTCATAGTCTCTGGCTCTGTGGCAGCTTTAGTTTTGATTCTGTATTGTATTTGCAAAAGTGGCCGAAAGAAAAAGAGCCACAACCCTGTGAGTACCCGGAATGTAACTGgtgctcctcctcctcctcctccgccTATACAAGCGAATCGCGATGTTGAAAAAGGCGAAATTAAAGAAATGAGAGATGGTGGAATGGTTATTGTAGGAGCTGCTGCTGCTATAGTTGCCTCTGCCCCCGTTATCACTAGTGCTTACAATGGTGGTGGTGGTAGTGATGATGGAGGGACGACTGGTGGTGTAGGGGGGATGAGTGGTGGCTGTGGTGGCGAAGGGGGGAACGAGTGGTGGAGGATGTGGTGGCTGTG TGGCCGAAAGGCAAAGAATCAGCCTGTGACTCGGGATAATGTGCTTGTTCATGCTCCTCGTGATGTCGAAAAGGCTGCTGTTACGAGTAATAGTGCTCGCCGTGACTGGGGGATCAGGGGTTTGGGTGGTGGTCGTGGTGGAGGGATGAGCTTCTGGGGTGGTAGTGGTGGAGCTGCTGGCTTGGGCGGTGGCAGCGCTGGAATTTGA